In Helicoverpa zea isolate HzStark_Cry1AcR chromosome 3, ilHelZeax1.1, whole genome shotgun sequence, the sequence tatatagttatatgtcaatggtttaCTACCATTTTACAACAAAGtgagtattttattattgtcatcTAGCTAGCAAATGGCAAAGGCATACCTTTTTTTGTACctgtcaaatattttaaatcaaatatttgtcacagtaaaaaaaaccgtAACAAACCGTAAAATACCCATACGATAACCTCTCTAAAATCatagatttctttttttttaagttgccaaataaaattaatctgcCATAATCAAGGTTTACTGaaggagtcgtggtggcctagggggcaaagaaccaacttctCGTGTATGAGGGAGCGggttcaggtcaggcaagtgacaaatcaatgcaacttttctaagtttgtgtgtactttctaagtatattttagacaccaatggctgtgtttctgatggcacgttaaacagtAGGTCCTGggtgtcattgaacatccttggcagtcgttacgggtagccagtaagtctgacaccagtctaaccaaggggtattgggttagttacccaggtaactgggttgaaggggtcagatagggcagtcgatccttgttaagcactggtacccagctacatccggttagactggaagccgaccccaacatagttggaaaaaaggctaggaggatgaggatgaatcAAGATTTACTGTAGATTTTACCAACCTCTTCGTCTGAGTAGAACTAACCGTGTTCCGTGATATAACGAATTGAGgagtgttattttaataaaatggcaACATAGCCTTTATCTCTTCGGTCGCCCGTTCAATCGTCCACTTGCTGTCAATTTGATTAGAATTAGAAATTTGAGGTTATACTGTCACTATCCCACAATTCCATAAATCGTATCATCTGACTAAAATCTCAAACTAGATATTAATACAATGGATGCTCTATCCACGGGTTCGCTCTCTGGAGCACAGAAAGAAGAGTTGATGGATCAGGTGAAACAGCAAATTGCTATTGCGAACGCTCAGGAGTTACTGACGAAAATGTCTGAGAAATGTTTCAAAAAGTGCATCAATAAACCGGGCACAGCGCTGGACAATTCCGAACAGAAGTGCATTGCGATGTGCATGGACAGGTATATGGACGCGTGGAACCTGGTGTCGCGGACGTACAGCAGTCGTATCCAGCGAGAGAGGAACAACATGTGAAAGCGACCACCAGGGACAGAGAGCCGTGTGCGAGCGCGTCACTGTAAATATAGACGACTTAGTAGTTACAAAGCATTTGAAATTGTGAGTTGCGGCTGCCGGTTATGTTAATGTGTTCAATAAAAGTACTTTAGGTTGTTACTTGTTTTTATTGATTCTACTGAGTAGTTGGTGTTCGACAGATCTGCAGCGCTCCTATGACATGTTATTGAAATGTGAAGTTTTATCAGAATATTCCTAATAAAGTGTTAGAATAAAACATAGTTTGTAATAACCAACTGGACCTTGTTACATAAGGGTCAGCTTTGTCTGATCCCACCCAGGattgtaaaataaatcatgacATATTCAAATGCTGCAAACACTTGTCCCGTTATGAGTTGCAGAAAATCTGATGAAATATGTTGAAACTTTTCACACTGATGTGTGATCTCTTCACATAAAATCCAAATTgctataaaataatgtaaaaaataaaagatgttGATTTTTGCTTAGttcctatattaattataatttaaattatacacTATTGTTTATGTACCCAGAATTGAAAAACCCAATCTGTTACAACTCTCCTCTAATCATCTTCTTTCTATAATGATAGAGCTTCTGTATCCACATCTCTTTCAATTCTTCTTCACTTGGTATTTCCTGCAAAAACAAAAAGTCTTATTACAGTACTTCATTCACTATCTATAACATAGGAAACTTATTACTAAAACCTATGCTACGTAACTAAGCAAGACTAGTTACGTAGCATAGTAAAACTTACgtagtaaaataaaacttacaatgAATGTTCTATATTGAACAGAAAAACTTCAATCcaaaagctgggtactcacttagaagtgtagcacgtaacgtatcagatacggtatcaacctgcaagtgagtacggctcgtccacggtcctcacaAGCAccctgcgagccgcctttgtgtttgcagtgaaaccgccactcggcgggtcactgcaagcttacagcgctccacgcgcgagcggcttgtAGCgagctcgtgcctacgtactcacttgataccgtatctgatacgttacgtgctacactgctaagtgagtacccagctttagaaataataattttccaataagCATTTGATACAAGCGAAAACACCCAAGAAATACTGAAAAGTACTCATACTACTTACATCAAAATTTATAACAGAATCATCATTTGGAACCTTTATATCAGTTTCTGGTACTGTCACAGTCTGAGAGTTCAAGTCTATTACAATACTCTGGGACTGCTTCTTATTCCTTGAAGATGTGAAGGCTTTTGGTACAAATGAGTCACTATTCAACTCAGCTAAGAGGTTCCTATCATGTATTGTGGGCATATCCTCTTTGATTTCCACCTCCTTGTACTCGTAAGTTGGTATTTTGGTCATAGTCAACCCTGCAGCAGCTGCAGCCTTGATTGCTTTCTCCAGTTTGGTTTCTGTGTCATCTAAGTTTACCTTCTTTGTATGGGGTGGACGCTCTGTAATGGAAAAAGTAGAGTTAGAACTAAAAAAGGGTAATAAAAAGCTTGTATGGTAATCTGAAAAGTATGCAATCCAAAATAAtctaaaaagtttaatttactatctcggtaaaatcaaaataaataaatcaaataatatctATCGTAAATGCTTACCTATATCAAAGGAGCTGCTTCGGCTGCTAGAAGAGCGG encodes:
- the LOC124646106 gene encoding serine/arginine-rich splicing factor 4, with translation MPREKSRYRDRRSSSYSSESSYERKRSKSKHKRRSRSRDRSESSSHKRKRSTSRSKHKRRSYTRSLSRDRYESKSRRRSSSRSRSKRDRSRSLSSSRSKSKYSKKKSKRSRSSSSRSSSFDIERPPHTKKVNLDDTETKLEKAIKAAAAAGLTMTKIPTYEYKEVEIKEDMPTIHDRNLLAELNSDSFVPKAFTSSRNKKQSQSIVIDLNSQTVTVPETDIKVPNDDSVINFDEIPSEEELKEMWIQKLYHYRKKMIRGEL
- the LOC124646107 gene encoding mitochondrial import inner membrane translocase subunit Tim13-like is translated as MDALSTGSLSGAQKEELMDQVKQQIAIANAQELLTKMSEKCFKKCINKPGTALDNSEQKCIAMCMDRYMDAWNLVSRTYSSRIQRERNNM